The following proteins are co-located in the Streptomyces sp. DT2A-34 genome:
- a CDS encoding aldo/keto reductase — MKYTQLGRTGLKVSRLVLGTMNFGPQTDEADSHAIMDAALDAGINFFDTANVYGWGENKGRTESIIGNWFAKGGERRDKVVLATKVYANMAADGEAWPNHDKLSAVNIRRAVDASLKRLRTDYIDVYQFHHIDRATPFEEIWQAIDVLVQQGKILYVGSSNFPGYKIAQANEIAARRGGTIGLVSEQCLYNLFERRAEMEIIPAAQDYGLGVIPWSPLHGGLLGGVIKKEVEGARRTSGRAAEVLADPAVRAKIQAYEDLLDKHGLEPGEAALAWLLTRPGVTGPIVGPRTAGQLKSALRAAELELSEGLLAGLEEIFPGPGPSPEAFAW, encoded by the coding sequence ATGAAGTACACGCAACTCGGACGCACGGGACTCAAGGTCAGCCGACTCGTCCTCGGCACCATGAACTTCGGTCCGCAGACCGACGAAGCGGACAGTCACGCGATCATGGACGCGGCGCTGGACGCGGGCATCAACTTCTTCGACACGGCGAACGTGTACGGCTGGGGCGAGAACAAGGGCCGTACCGAAAGCATCATCGGCAACTGGTTCGCGAAGGGCGGCGAGCGGCGCGACAAGGTCGTCCTCGCCACCAAGGTGTACGCCAACATGGCCGCGGACGGCGAGGCGTGGCCCAACCACGACAAACTGTCGGCGGTGAACATCCGGCGCGCCGTGGACGCCTCGCTCAAGCGGCTGCGGACCGACTACATCGACGTCTACCAGTTCCACCACATCGACCGCGCCACCCCCTTCGAGGAGATCTGGCAGGCGATCGACGTCCTCGTCCAGCAGGGCAAGATCCTGTACGTCGGCTCGTCCAACTTCCCCGGGTACAAGATCGCCCAGGCCAACGAGATCGCCGCCCGGCGCGGCGGCACCATCGGCCTCGTCAGCGAGCAGTGCCTCTACAACCTCTTCGAGCGCCGCGCCGAGATGGAGATCATCCCGGCAGCGCAGGACTACGGCCTCGGCGTCATCCCGTGGTCGCCGCTGCACGGCGGACTGCTCGGCGGCGTCATCAAGAAGGAGGTCGAGGGCGCACGGCGCACCTCCGGTCGAGCCGCCGAGGTCCTCGCCGACCCGGCCGTACGCGCGAAGATCCAGGCGTACGAGGACCTGCTCGACAAGCACGGCCTGGAGCCCGGCGAGGCCGCCCTGGCCTGGCTGCTCACCCGCCCCGGCGTGACCGGCCCGATCGTCGGCCCGCGCACCGCCGGGCAGCTGAAGTCCGCGCTGCGGGCGGCCGAACTGGAGCTGAGCGAAGGACTGCTGGCGGGGCTGGAGGAGATCTTCCCGGGGCCGGGGCCTTCTCCGGAGGCCTTCGCCTGGTGA
- a CDS encoding ABC transporter substrate-binding protein yields the protein MSRDFSRRRLLATGAGVALGGAAAVSATTAMAATPTSQGGTADAAWSGPREETRSLDELYQAAVAEGGKLVLYQGGDVDSQAARVRADFGARFPDIDLTVAVDYSKYHDVRVDNQLATGSLVPDVVQLQTLQDFTRWKREGKLLPYKPAGFSKVHKGFKDPDGAWTALMVIGFSFMYDIQAAGDNAPKSPLDLVDPRWKGQIASSYPHDDDAVLYLFSLYQRTYGWDWVAKFAAQQPQFARGSHTPGLAVNGKQKVIGVGGGGSSVSTSTATKWVVSEGHPFMAWGQRAAILKQAANPTAAKLYLNWVLSEERQKASSNGWSVRTDITPSPGLKPVWENPDAHVDGFPKFMEDRAAIERLKQTFALYFGEVKGDPSPGWLGLHPGR from the coding sequence ATGTCCAGGGACTTCAGCAGGCGCCGACTGCTCGCCACGGGAGCCGGTGTCGCGCTCGGCGGGGCCGCCGCGGTCTCGGCGACCACCGCGATGGCCGCCACGCCCACCTCGCAGGGCGGCACCGCCGACGCCGCTTGGTCGGGCCCCCGCGAGGAGACCCGCTCGCTCGACGAGCTGTACCAGGCCGCGGTCGCCGAGGGCGGCAAGCTCGTCCTGTACCAGGGCGGGGACGTCGACAGCCAGGCGGCCAGGGTGCGGGCCGACTTCGGGGCCCGTTTCCCCGACATCGACCTGACGGTCGCCGTCGACTACAGCAAGTACCACGACGTCCGCGTCGACAACCAGCTCGCGACCGGCAGCCTGGTCCCCGACGTCGTACAGCTCCAGACGCTCCAGGACTTCACCCGCTGGAAGCGGGAGGGCAAGTTGCTGCCCTACAAGCCCGCTGGGTTCTCCAAGGTCCACAAGGGGTTCAAGGACCCCGACGGCGCGTGGACCGCGTTGATGGTCATCGGCTTCAGCTTCATGTACGACATCCAGGCGGCCGGCGACAATGCGCCGAAGTCCCCCCTGGACCTCGTCGACCCGCGCTGGAAGGGCCAGATCGCCTCCTCCTACCCGCACGACGACGACGCGGTGCTCTACCTCTTCTCCCTCTACCAGCGGACGTACGGCTGGGACTGGGTGGCGAAGTTCGCCGCGCAGCAGCCGCAGTTCGCCCGTGGCTCGCACACGCCGGGTCTCGCGGTCAACGGCAAGCAGAAGGTCATCGGGGTCGGCGGGGGAGGCAGCTCGGTCTCCACGTCGACCGCCACGAAGTGGGTCGTGTCCGAGGGGCACCCCTTCATGGCGTGGGGGCAGCGGGCCGCGATCCTGAAGCAGGCCGCCAACCCGACGGCGGCCAAGCTGTACCTGAACTGGGTGCTGTCCGAGGAGCGCCAGAAGGCCAGCTCCAACGGCTGGTCGGTGCGCACGGACATCACCCCGTCCCCTGGCCTGAAGCCGGTGTGGGAGAACCCGGACGCCCACGTGGACGGCTTCCCGAAGTTCATGGAGGACCGCGCCGCGATCGAGCGGCTGAAGCAGACCTTCGCGCTGTACTTCGGCGAAGTGAAGGGCGACCCGTCGCCGGGCTGGCTGGGCCTCCACCCGGGACGCTGA
- a CDS encoding sensor histidine kinase → MPATFPAVRRPRMSARRLPHLVFLVVVAGTLVRLFALNNELCWSIAPPTAALALLYVAGPARWDRLGGAGRPVWLGTLLALWSWVAWTLPAPLTFAYAWLAVPFAVLAVRMPTRTLRAVALGVVTALLVAVLVRACGGADPDVLTPPIAAVWATAVLYRNQQHLTRELADTRGELARRQREAGRLTERARIARDLHDTLAQELAGSRMLLQAAERDWDRRPDAARRQVRVVTDALGEHLAQTRGIIDDLTPPVLARDGLEAALRELSARTGCAAEAPRISFSAEHAPRALPTEQAVALLRVTQGLLANACEHARATHVHVTLSYVGGTTAAVEVRDDGVGFDPAVVRSNLGSTAVGRGFGLAGARERLRDLGGTLTVDTAPGHGTRVRAALPAEDRVPVGAR, encoded by the coding sequence GTGCCCGCCACCTTTCCCGCCGTACGCCGGCCCCGTATGTCGGCGCGGCGCCTCCCCCATCTGGTGTTCCTGGTCGTCGTCGCCGGAACCCTCGTACGGCTCTTCGCGCTGAACAACGAGCTGTGCTGGTCCATCGCGCCGCCCACCGCCGCGCTGGCCCTGCTGTACGTCGCCGGGCCGGCCCGGTGGGACCGGCTCGGCGGCGCGGGCCGGCCGGTCTGGCTCGGGACACTGCTGGCGCTGTGGTCCTGGGTCGCCTGGACCCTTCCGGCCCCGCTCACGTTCGCCTACGCGTGGCTGGCCGTCCCGTTTGCCGTCCTGGCCGTGCGGATGCCCACCCGCACGCTGCGCGCCGTGGCGCTCGGCGTCGTCACGGCACTGCTGGTGGCGGTCCTCGTGCGGGCCTGCGGCGGAGCCGACCCCGATGTACTCACCCCGCCGATCGCCGCCGTCTGGGCCACCGCCGTCCTCTACCGCAACCAGCAGCACCTGACGCGTGAACTGGCCGATACCCGGGGCGAGTTGGCGCGGCGGCAACGCGAGGCCGGGCGGCTCACCGAACGGGCCCGCATCGCGCGCGACCTGCACGACACCCTCGCCCAGGAACTCGCGGGCAGCCGCATGCTCCTGCAGGCCGCCGAACGGGACTGGGACCGCCGCCCGGACGCGGCCCGGCGGCAGGTGCGGGTGGTCACCGACGCGCTCGGCGAGCATCTCGCCCAGACCCGCGGCATCATCGACGACCTCACCCCGCCCGTCCTCGCCCGGGACGGCCTGGAGGCGGCGCTGCGTGAGCTGAGCGCCCGTACGGGCTGTGCCGCCGAGGCACCCCGGATCTCCTTCAGCGCCGAGCACGCCCCGCGCGCCCTGCCCACGGAGCAGGCCGTGGCCCTGCTGCGGGTGACGCAGGGCCTCCTCGCCAACGCGTGCGAACACGCGCGCGCCACGCACGTACACGTCACCCTGAGCTACGTCGGTGGGACGACGGCGGCCGTCGAGGTCCGCGACGACGGAGTGGGCTTCGACCCGGCCGTCGTGCGGTCGAACCTCGGGTCGACGGCCGTCGGCCGCGGATTCGGGCTGGCCGGAGCACGCGAGCGGCTCAGGGACCTCGGCGGCACACTCACCGTCGACACCGCGCCCGGCCACGGCACCCGCGTGCGGGCGGCCCTGCCGGCCGAGGACCGTGTGCCGGTCGGCGCCCGATGA
- a CDS encoding response regulator transcription factor — translation MSEAEAPPLRILIVDDHTVVRAGLRALLEGEPGFDVVGETGDGTDAVRLVTRLRPDVVLMDLRLTDPGPPRTGVTGLDPVDAIDGIEATRRILGARADTRVVVLTSYGSQANVLRAVEAGARGYVLKAGPPDELFRAVRAAAAGGMALAPEAAARVVGRAVEPGPVLSGREIEVVRLLARGHSNRAIASALFLAESTVKTHLVRIYRKLGTENRAATVSEAVRLGLIELT, via the coding sequence ATGAGCGAGGCGGAGGCTCCGCCGCTGCGGATCCTGATCGTCGACGACCACACCGTCGTACGGGCGGGTCTGCGCGCCCTGCTGGAAGGCGAACCCGGCTTCGACGTCGTCGGCGAGACCGGCGACGGCACCGACGCCGTACGCCTGGTGACCCGGCTGCGCCCCGACGTCGTACTCATGGACCTCCGGCTCACCGACCCGGGCCCGCCGCGCACCGGCGTCACCGGGCTGGACCCCGTCGACGCCATCGACGGCATCGAGGCGACCCGCCGGATCCTCGGGGCCCGCGCCGACACCCGGGTCGTCGTGCTCACCAGCTACGGCAGCCAGGCCAATGTCCTGCGGGCCGTGGAAGCCGGCGCCCGCGGCTACGTCCTCAAGGCGGGGCCGCCCGACGAGCTGTTCCGCGCGGTCCGCGCCGCGGCGGCCGGGGGCATGGCCCTGGCGCCGGAGGCCGCCGCCCGTGTCGTCGGGCGCGCGGTCGAGCCGGGGCCGGTGCTCAGCGGGCGGGAGATCGAGGTCGTACGGCTCCTCGCCCGGGGACACAGCAACCGGGCCATCGCGAGCGCGCTGTTCCTGGCCGAGTCGACGGTCAAGACCCACCTCGTACGGATCTACCGCAAGCTCGGCACCGAGAACCGGGCCGCCACCGTCAGCGAAGCCGTCCGGCTGGGGCTGATCGAACTCACCTGA
- a CDS encoding nuclear transport factor 2 family protein encodes MTPTATPARRALVAVLASAGLLAAAAVPAVASGSASTASAPSFSGHADSMLRLGYQKAVAVRVLKGVFEQGDTEVVDRFVRSDYIQHNPLAPDGAEALKNLGTSVHQQFPDARYDVKRVISEGDLVLVHSNVVLAPGTRGQAVFDIFRFQGGKIAEHWDVGQNVPEGSANGNDMFSTVSRPRTEQPGPAWLTAYNKELVTQAFDQLLVRKDLSAVDRYWGSEYHQHNPTIADGVEGVKAGLGGYFEAFPQLTVAPKRVIAEGDLVAVHSHYVNAPGERGMAVVDLFRVRNGKIVEHWDVLQDVPETSANDNGMF; translated from the coding sequence GTGACCCCCACTGCCACCCCCGCCCGCAGGGCCCTCGTCGCCGTACTCGCCTCGGCCGGCCTGCTCGCCGCCGCCGCTGTGCCGGCTGTCGCCTCCGGGTCCGCTTCCACCGCGTCCGCCCCGTCCTTCTCCGGTCACGCGGACTCCATGCTGCGCCTCGGCTACCAGAAGGCCGTCGCCGTCCGCGTCCTCAAGGGCGTGTTCGAGCAGGGCGACACCGAGGTCGTGGACCGGTTCGTGCGGTCGGATTACATCCAGCACAACCCGCTCGCGCCGGACGGCGCCGAGGCGCTGAAGAACCTGGGCACGTCCGTCCATCAGCAGTTCCCGGACGCCCGGTACGACGTCAAGCGGGTCATCTCCGAGGGCGACCTCGTGCTGGTCCACTCCAACGTGGTCCTGGCGCCGGGTACGCGCGGCCAGGCCGTGTTCGACATCTTCCGCTTCCAGGGCGGGAAGATCGCCGAGCACTGGGACGTGGGGCAGAACGTGCCGGAGGGCTCCGCCAACGGCAACGACATGTTCTCCACGGTGAGTCGGCCGCGGACCGAGCAGCCGGGGCCGGCCTGGCTAACGGCGTACAACAAGGAGCTGGTCACCCAGGCCTTCGACCAACTCCTCGTCCGCAAGGACCTGTCCGCCGTCGACCGGTACTGGGGTTCCGAGTATCACCAGCACAACCCGACGATCGCCGACGGGGTGGAGGGCGTGAAGGCAGGGCTGGGCGGTTACTTCGAGGCGTTCCCGCAGCTGACGGTCGCTCCGAAGCGGGTGATCGCCGAGGGTGACCTGGTGGCGGTGCACAGCCACTATGTGAACGCGCCGGGTGAGCGGGGCATGGCGGTCGTCGATCTCTTCCGGGTGCGGAACGGGAAGATCGTCGAGCACTGGGACGTGCTGCAGGACGTGCCGGAGACTTCGGCGAACGACAACGGGATGTTCTAG
- a CDS encoding GNAT family N-acetyltransferase, with product MEISIRDGGPDDMPAILAMLDSGVEWLVAQGRTGQWGTKPLSENPKTAESIARHMAEGNVFIAEIDGVPAAALTLTHGPGAQLSHLPPPGEPERYINWLASDRRFKGHGVGGALLAHAAEETRRAGVSLLRVDCYAGDDGGLVRYYESHGFVRTETYEGKDDWPGQVLARRV from the coding sequence ATGGAGATCAGCATCAGGGACGGCGGACCCGACGACATGCCCGCGATACTCGCCATGCTCGACAGCGGCGTGGAGTGGCTGGTCGCGCAGGGCCGCACGGGGCAGTGGGGGACGAAGCCCCTGTCGGAGAACCCGAAGACGGCGGAGTCGATTGCCCGCCACATGGCCGAGGGCAACGTGTTCATCGCCGAGATCGACGGCGTGCCGGCCGCCGCGCTCACCCTCACCCACGGCCCCGGCGCCCAGCTGTCCCACCTCCCCCCGCCCGGCGAGCCCGAGCGGTACATCAACTGGCTCGCCTCCGACCGCCGCTTCAAGGGCCACGGCGTGGGCGGCGCCCTGCTCGCACACGCCGCCGAGGAGACCCGCAGGGCGGGCGTCTCGCTGCTGCGGGTGGACTGCTACGCGGGCGACGACGGCGGACTCGTCCGCTACTACGAGAGCCACGGCTTCGTCCGCACCGAGACCTACGAGGGGAAGGACGACTGGCCGGGGCAGGTGCTGGCCCGGAGGGTCTAG
- the thpR gene encoding RNA 2',3'-cyclic phosphodiesterase translates to MRLFAAVLPPQDVTNELAAEVAELKKLPGAHGLRWTGRPGWHFTLAFYGEVDDGLVPDLSARLERAAHRTPSFPLALSGGGQFGHGRALWAGAEGDLATLGLLADRSEAAARKAGVPMGEHRRYKAHLTVARSRDAVDVRPYVTALQAFTSLTWTVDELVLVRSRLPKSGVAGEQPRYEAVARWPLAGAG, encoded by the coding sequence ATGAGACTCTTCGCCGCCGTGCTGCCACCACAGGACGTCACCAACGAACTGGCCGCCGAAGTCGCCGAGTTGAAGAAGCTGCCCGGCGCGCACGGGCTGCGCTGGACCGGTCGCCCCGGCTGGCACTTCACCCTCGCCTTCTACGGCGAGGTCGACGACGGCCTCGTACCCGACCTGTCGGCCCGCCTGGAGCGCGCCGCGCACCGTACGCCGTCCTTCCCGCTGGCGCTCAGCGGTGGCGGGCAGTTCGGGCACGGGCGGGCCCTGTGGGCGGGCGCGGAGGGGGACCTGGCGACACTGGGGCTGCTGGCGGACCGCAGTGAGGCGGCGGCGCGCAAGGCCGGGGTGCCGATGGGGGAGCACCGGCGGTACAAGGCCCATCTGACGGTGGCGCGGAGTCGGGACGCGGTGGACGTACGGCCGTATGTCACGGCCCTCCAGGCGTTCACGAGCCTCACGTGGACCGTGGACGAACTGGTGCTGGTGCGCAGCAGGCTGCCGAAGTCGGGGGTGGCGGGCGAGCAGCCCCGGTACGAGGCGGTCGCCCGCTGGCCGCTCGCAGGGGCCGGTTAG